One window of the Cryptomeria japonica chromosome 7, Sugi_1.0, whole genome shotgun sequence genome contains the following:
- the LOC131057760 gene encoding uncharacterized protein LOC131057760 — MAGVCCSPGFLRQIEKPKDTEAIDCLKKTVQLLGRTEIEQLVSQIESVWQPHHESAFGVEGASSNLEISNSEFGRLLVKNLSTNCGENNVSKACFLNRLKRETQNVLSDVLKEEGNMRWVAGGLSVVSYTMEELKNRNNFGNEYRHSLLYMLGLLKHMNNQTAWDLPKDKRDSIVQFIVVGCLVFAIPLETKIHFGCGSQLNVADIKNLEFRLGSTHEDLAFGIIKKSIQPHTRHINEVGIKEARELVIELLDVQSDDKSRRAIVIEGPDGIGKTTFANATFSRLQLRRYKVARLDIDHDVSEPDMKILQQRILRDLFRKDIILKSCVEGRARLSNAFREEACRPIFIFIDTAHCKFDLGKLLPEDEQLLPIQSRILITTTDRTKCSIPAYIDMNHYQMKPLANAEAKILIGKNVLGGAETIGRLIKTCRGIPLALTMLASYLRKNGDQNSAHAFDSINPSSSKASDICSSIVDFLYKRLEEIHNETYTEAFLDIAIFFNNWERHLVTLIFPEIELTVLEEMGLIMISREDRLSINAAVTKRAKKISGTDRITNVESFNALRVKQNLSQVKGIWLSEGELEAAALDEMHKSLRVLYLGKSAKVKGEYINKFHNLRFFYLYNKDHLPQSLINFTRLTYFHGSIENDHYFDKASQSFKNKLFPFCFL; from the exons ATGGCTGGTGTATGCTGTTCACCGGGCTTTCTTCGACAGATTGAAAAACCAAAGGATACGGAGGCGATTGATTGTCTCAAGAAAACGGTACAACTGTTGGGAAGGACGGAGATTGAACAATTGGTCTCCCAAATCGAATCTGTTTGGCAGCCTCATCATGAGAGCGCATTTGGAGTAGAAGGTGCTAGTTCGAATTTAGAGATATCTAATTCCGAGTTTGGTCGCCTATTGGTAAAAAACCTATCGACGAATTGTGGTGAAAATAATGTTTCCAAG GCATGCTTTCTTAATAGACTGAAGCGAGAAACGCAGAATGTTCTCAGCGATGTACTGAAAGAGGAAGGTAATATGAGGTGGGTGGCAGGAGGGCTGTCTGTCGTCTCATATACAATGGAAGAACTGAAGAATAGAAACAACTTCGGGAACGAGTATCGGCATTCTCTTCTGTACATGCTTGGTCTGCTCAAACACATGAACAATCAAACTGCCTGGGACCTGCCAAAGGATAAGCGGGACTCTATAGTCCAATTTATCGTAGTCGGATGCCTTGTGTTTGCTATCCCATTGGAAACCAAAATTCACTTTGG ATGTGGGTCTCAGCTAAATGTGGCCGACATAAAGAATCTTGAGTTCCGATTAGGGTCCACTCATGAAGACCTAGCGTTCGGCATCATTAAGAAGAGTATTCAGCCACACACTCGACATATAAATGAAG TGGGCATAAAGGAAGCACGAGAGCTAGTGATTGAGCTTTTGGATGTCCAAAGTGATGACAAATCCAGGAGAGCCATCGTTATTGAGGGCCCCGATGGTATTGGGAAGACTACATTCGCCAATGCTACCTTCAGCCGTCTCCAACTCAGACGCTATAAAGTCGCCAGACTTGACATTGACCATGATGTTTCCGAACCTGATATGAAGATCTTGCAGCAGCGGATTTTACGCGACTTGTTCCGCAAAGATATTATTTTGAAGAGTTGTGTGGAGGGTCGAGCACGTCTGTCAAATGCATTCAGGGAGGAAGCGTGTCGGCCTATCTTTATTTTTATTGACACCGCCCACTGTAAGTTTGATCTAGGTAAATTGCTACCAGAGGACGAGCAGTTGCTTCCAATTCAGAGCAGGATCCTCATAACCACTACGGACCGCACTAAATGTAGCATACCTGCATATATTGACATGAATCACTACCAGATGAAGCCTCTGGCGAACGCAGAAGCAAAGATTCTTATAGGGAAAAATGTCTTAGGTGGAGCTGAAACTATCGGCAGGTTGATAAAAACATGTCGTGGCATCCCTCTAGCTCTCACAATGCTTGCATCTTACTTGCGCAAAAATGGTGACCAGAATTCAGCACATGCATTTGACTCCATAAATCCATCTTCATCAAAAGCATCTGATATCTGTAGTAGCATAGTTGATTTTTTATATAAAAGATTGGAAGAAATACACAATGAAACTTATACAGAAGCCTTTCTAGACATAGCTATCTTTTTCAACAACTGGGAACGGCACCTGGTGACTCTTATATTTCCAGAAATAGAACTGACCGTGCTGGAAGAGATGGGACTTATAATGATCTCCCGTGAAGACAGATTGAGCATCAATGCTGCAGttacaaaacgagcaaaaaaaattTCAGGAACAGATAGAATAACCAACGTGGAATCCTTCAATGCTCTTCGAGTTAAACAG AACCTCTCCCAAGTCAAAGGGATATGGCTTTCAGAAGGCGAACTTGAAGCTGCGGCTTTGGACGAGATGCATAAGTCTTTAAGAGTTTTGTACTTGGGGAAGTCGGCcaaagtgaagggagaatacataaataaatttcataatttaAGGTTCTTCTATCTATACAATAAGGATCATCTACCACAGAGTCTTATTAATTTCACCCGGTTGACATATTTTCATGGCAGCATAGAGAATGACCACTATTTTGATAAGGCAAGTCAATCgtttaaaaataaattgtttcccTTCTGTTTTCtgtaa
- the LOC131057759 gene encoding disease resistance protein RPV1-like: MQLKEFFDISDLRKGPRELQLGKSLHVLNLSDSEYIVELPKEFSCLFSLEVLDLSNCVKLTRLPESLDGLESLYRLNLRGCLELQALPETLGKLFCLGELDCTFCLELKVVPDSFGQLKSLCHLQLRGCSQLNCLPESFGNLYSLEYLDLSYCTQLSKLPSSFQKLGSLSHLRLACSGLTELPKDFGNLYSLKELDLSSNQNLESLEESFGKLHVLCYLYLKGCSKLTSLSDNFSELSDLEELDLTGCDKLARLPDHFGHFKCLHVLKLSCSELRTLPPDTGFMLSLKRMSLTDCKKLARLPAGICALRSLSHLHLGGCSKLTELPRGFEKLSSLEKLEITGCKELKSLPDDQPPSLRVLKLRGCSQFNGLPENIGNLSKLEELALTGCGSLQRLPASLCEIKSLRHLRLRGDSKLTSLPANLPSSIETLDLGDCSNLRMHQDVIRSCTSLKLLFFDGCSELCRLPDDFRQLNSLRYLSIAGCTELTTLSDRLENMTNLVAVDASGCPKLQGETMDCLAKLQCLYFVDVSKSDLLTKRWKEERELHHQLVVRLQMDNEAMYTENIVSPQSQQIKELRQPVVELQRYEEAMYADTIISCLSSISAIETERFALVITCSSDNKALELVEKKIKELYEQDLRTCSIYINHNSKMCSEMKSRNLLSFAILRLLKTRHPELFSALEILHTWIVTVDVCTDQEGQQHIEKLKVELPAVGDGDGNDIVLQALTDSQGGVPMCFPSLFGVVADNFFPPLLGVVADKFAKHSKDFQH; the protein is encoded by the coding sequence ATGCAGTTGAAGGAGTTCTTCGATATTTCAGATCTTAGAAAGGGACCTAGAGAGCTGCAGTTAGGAAAGTCTTTGCATGTTCTCAATCTAAGTGATTCTGAATACATTGTAGAGTTGCCTAAAGAATTTAGCTGTTTATTTTCATTGGAAGTGCTAGATCTAAGCAACTGTGTCAAGTTGACAAGGCTTCCAGAAAGCTTAGATGGACTGGAGTCTTTGTATCGGCTGAACTTGAGAGGTTGTTTAGAGCTCCAAGCACTACCGGAAACATTGGGTAAACTATTTTGTTTGGGGGAGCTGGATTGTACATTTTGCCTTGAGTTGAAGGTAGTTCCAGATAGCTTCGGTCAGCTAAAATCTCTTTGTCACCTTCAGCTAAGGGGATGCTCACAGCTGAATTGTTTGCCTGAAAGCTTTGGAAACTTGTATTCTCTGGAATACCTGGATTTGAGCTACTGTACTCAGCTATCGAAGCTTCCAAGTAGCTTCCAGAAACTTGGTTCTCTATCCCATCTCCGCCTAGCTTGTTCAGGCTTAACTGAATTGCCAAAAGACTTTggtaatttgtattctttgaaGGAGCTGGATTTATCCAGTAACCAAAATCTAGAAAGTCTTGAAGAAAGCTTCGGTAAACTCCATGTACTGTGTTACCTCTACTTAAAAGGTTGTTCAAAGCTCACTTCATTGTCAGATAATTTTTCTGAGCTATCTGATTTGGAGGAGCTTGATTTAACTGGCTGTGATAAATTGGCACGCCTCCCAGACCACTTTGGCCATTTCAAATGCTTGCATGTTTTGAAATTAAGCTGCTCTGAGCTTAGAACTTTACCCCCAGACACTGGTTTCATGCTTTCACTTAAGCGGATGAGTTTAACAGATTGTAAGAAATTGGCGAGACTTCCAGCTGGCATCTGCGCACTTAGGTCTCTATCTCACCTTCACTTGGGTGGCTGTTCAAAGCTCACCGAACTGCCCAGAGGCTTTGAGAAACTATCTTCTTTGGAAAAGCTTGAGATAACAGGTTGCAAAGAATTGAAGTCACTTCCCGATGATCAGCCTCCGTCTTTACGTGTCCTGAAATTACGAGGTTGTTCTCAATTCAATGGATTACCGGAAAATATTGGCAACCTATCTAAGTTGGAAGAGTTGGCTCTAACAGGCTGTGGAAGTCTGCAAAGGCTTCCAGCGAGCCTCTGTGAAATTAAGTCCCTACGCCATCTGAGATTAAGAGGAGATTCAAAACTCACAAGCTTACCAGCGAACTTGCCATCTTCTATAGAGACATTGGATTTGGGTGATTGCTCAAATTTAAGGATGCACCAGGACGTGATTAGGAGTTGCACTTCTCTCAAGTTGTTGTTTTTTGATGGGTGTTCCGAGTTGTGTCGACTACCTGACGACTTTCGACAGCTGAATTCATTGAGATATCTAAGCATAGCAGGTTGTACAGAGCTGACGACACTTTCTGATCGGCTTGAAAACATGACCAATTTGGTAGCAGTTGACGCATCGGGTTGCCCGAAATTGCAAGGAGAGACAATGGACTGCCTGGCAAAGTTGCAGTGCTTGTATTTCGTGGATGTGAGCAAAAGCGACTTGCTGACAAAGCGCTggaaagaagaaagagaacttcACCATCAGCTCGTAGTTCGGTTGCAGATGGATAATGAAGCCATGTACACAGAGAATATCGTCTCCCCTCAGTCCCAGCAAATAAAAGAACTTCGTCAGCCTGTAGTAGAGTTGCAGAGGTATGAAGAAGCCATGTACGCAGACACGATCATCTCCTGTCTGTCTTCAATCAGCGCCATCGAGACAGAAAGATTCGCTTTGGTCATAACATGTTCCTCAGATAACAAGGCATTAGAATTAGTAGAGAAAAAAATTAAAGAGCTTTATGAACAAGATCTCCGTACCTGTTCCATCTATATAAATCATAACAGTAAAATGTGTTCGGAGATGAAATCTCGGAATCTGCTCTCCTTCGCCATCCTGAGGTTGTTGAAGACGCGGCACCCCGAATTGTTTTCTGCTCTGGAGATTTTGCACACATGGATTGTAACCGTAGATGTGTGCACAGACCAAGAGGGCCAACAACACATTGAAAAACTGAAGGTGGAATTACCTGCAGTTGGAGATGGAGATGGAAACGACATTGTTTTGCAAGCACTTACAGATAGCCAGGGCGGCGTGCCAATGTGTTTCCCTTCTCTTTTCGGTGTAGTTGCTGACaactttttccctcctcttttagGTGTCGTTGCCGACAAGTTCGCGAAGCACTCTAAAGATTTCCAGCACTGA